TTCGACGATGACTTCTTCGAGGGCACTTTGCCTCCCTCGCGGCGTGCTTCGGAGAGGCCGATGGCAATGGCCTGTTTCCGGCTGGTCACTTTCTTCCCCGAGCCGCTCTTTAATCTTCCCCTCTTGAGCTCGTGCATTTCCTCTTCCACTTTGTCCGACGCCTTCTTCCCATATTTCGCCATGGCAATTCCTCCTTCGGGAGTCGATTTCAGCAACCGTCGGTAATCCTCGCCACGCTACTCGCCTGCTTGACCAGTTTTTCGGCTTCCGGTCTGGTCAACAGCGTCATCGCGTCTCTTCCGAACAACTTCGACGCGACGGCGACCACGGTCGCGATGCCCGCAGCAACAGCGAGCCAGATGGCGCCTGACATCGGCATAAAACGGTCCTTGCTCACGCGGTGGAACGCAGCGTCTCCCGCATTTCCCGTTCTGCCTGTAACCAGTCCTCTACGTCGTATCCGTGTTCCCGGTCACGTGCAAGGTAGAGTTCATAGGCGCGACGGGCGCTGTCGTGCTCGGCCACGTTCGCTCGTCCGTTGGTCAGCGACTTCGCTGAGCGGTCGGCAGCCGTGGCGACTGCCTCACGTGGATAGCCGGCATTAACGCGGTATTTGTCATACGACCCAGTATCAGACCTTCCCGAACCCTCGGCCGTGCCCCCAAAACTTCAGACGGAGCCGTATATGCGGACCGTATATGCGCCGTGGATAAACGGCCAGTCAAGCGTCGGCGGTGCGCCGGTGAAGGGCACGGAGGGCCGGCGCCCCGCCGGTTCGGCCTCTCAGCGGGAACGGCGGAATCGTGGAAGAGTGATCTCCGGCGTGACGTCGTCGAAGGTGACCTCGACGGGCATGCCGATCTGCAGCTGGTCGGGGGTGCAATCCGTGACCAGGCTGAGCAGCCGCACGCCTTCGTCCATCTCGACCACGACCGGTGCGTAGGGGGTGTCGTGCTGAAAGGCCGGATGCAAGGCTCGGGCGACGACCGTCCAGGTGAACACTTTTCCGCGGCCGCTCGACTTGGCCCACTCCCATTTCCACGAGCCGCACTCGGCACACATCTCGCGTGGGACGTGTCGCCAGGTGCCGCAACCGGCGCAGCGCTGAAACCGCAACTCGTGCTGCTTGCACCAGTCGTAGAACTCTTTCGCCAAGCCTTCCGTGGCAGGCAGTGGTTTGGCGTATGCTGTCTCAGTCACGTCTGAACCTCGCGCCCCTTATTTTATCTTCTGAGGATGGCAATGCTGCCGTCGCCAAAGTCGCCCCAGCCGGTCACCACGCCGATCTCGGCATTCTTGACCTGGCGCTCGCCCGCTTCGCCGCGGAGTTGGCGCACCGCCTCCACAATGTGATTGAGGCCCAGCGTATGCGCCTCGGACAGCAGGCCGCCATGGGTATTCACAGGCAGTTCGCCACCCAACTCGATGCGTCCGCCGGCAACGAACGCCCCACCCTCGCCTCGTTTACAGAACCCCGCCTCCTCTATCTGCTGCAAGACCTCGAAGGTGAAGCAGTCATAGATCTCGGCGAAATCGACGTCGCTCGGACGGATCCCAGCCATCGCAAACGCCTTCGGGGCCGCCATGGTCAGGCCAGTCTTGAAGATGTCTTTCCGGTTGGTGATCTCGTCCGCCGGATAGGGCTGGCCGGCCGCGACACCCATAATGTAGACAGGCGTGCGCTTCAGATCACGCGCCCGCTCCACCGAAGTGACGACTACAGCGGCGGCCCCGTCGGTCTCCAGACAGCAGTCGAAGAGCCTGTACGGATCGGCGATGACCGGCGATTTCAAATAGTCATCGATCGTCAAGGGACGACCGCACATCACCGCTTGCGGGTTGAGCTGCGCGTGCTTGCGCATCGCTACCGCGATGGCGCCCAGTTGCTCTTGCTTGGTGCCGAACTCGTACATGTGACGGCGCGCCATCAAGGCGTACCATTGCGGCGGCGCGGTCAAGCCGTGGGGAAAGTAATAGTCACGGGCGATGCCTCGTCCCGGCAGCGCCGCGGTATCGGCAGTAACGACCTGACGGGTCCGGGGACCGGAATACCCGTTCCACCCACCCAAGATCAGCACATAGTTGGCGGTACCGGTGACAACCGCCATCGCCGCTGCCTGAAGCGAGGCCACCGGTGCCGCCCCGCCCATGTTGATCGTGGCCGCGTAGCGCAGGTTGTCAATGCCGAGGTTAGCCGCAAATTCTTCCGCCGTCCCCAGACCGGGAAACGGCATGAGGCCGTCGATGTGGTTGTTCCTCAGCCCGGCATTGTCAACGGCGCGCACCGCCGCCTGCAATTGCAGGCCGAGCCCGGTCATTCCGGAACCCTTGCCGCGGGTGTACGCGGTTTCTCCAATCCCAATGATGCAGGCTTGATCTTTCACCCGGTTTTCCTCGGCACATAAAACGTGAAACGTAAAACGTCAGAAGATGCACGCTCCCGTTTTACGTTTTACGTTTTTGTTCCTGTATCAGCTTCCACAGCCGATTCGGCGTCGCCGGCACCTCGTGCGCCCGCACGCCGAGCGGGAGGAGAGCGTCATTGATGGCGCACATGATGGCGGCCGGCGTGGTGTGCATGGCGCCCTCGCCTACCCCCTTGGCCCCCAGCGGCGTGAACGGCGACGGCGTCACCAGGGCCGCCTTCTCCGCCATCGGCACGTCGTAAATCGTCGGCAACAGGTAGTCCATGAACGTCGAGGTCAACAGCTGGCCGTCGTCATCGTAGACGTACTCCTCCAGCAACGCCGCCCCCACCCCTTGCGCCAGGCTGCCCTGGGTCTGGCCCTCCACCGTGGCCGGGTTGAGCCGTGTGCCGCAATCGTCGGCAATGTAGTACTTCAGGATCTCGACCTTGCCGGTCTCCGCATCCACCTCCACCATCACCACGTGGCACGCATTGGCGGCCGTCAGGTAACTCTTCGCCCGCCCCTGCTCGTCGGGCTGCGTGCGCCCCGGCGCCGTCCACACGTAGGTGGCCTCCGGACGCGGATCGATGTCCGGCGGCAGCAGATCACTGCGTGTGAGCATGACGACCGCCACCTGCGCCAGCGGCATCTCCGCCCCAGGCACGCCCTTGATCTGCAGCTTCCCGTCCATCAGCTCCATATTGGCGGGTTCGGTCTGCATCAGTCGGGCGGCAACCTTGATCAACTTGTCGCGCAGCTGGTCGGCGGCTCCCAGGATGGCGCCGGTCAGCGCCACACCTAGGCGACTGCCCCCCGGCCCAAACGCCGGCGGCGCGGAGAGCGTATCCTGTGGGACAACGACGATGTCGCTCATCTCCATGCCGAAGTAGTCCGCCAACACTTGTGAGGCGATGGTGTACTGCCCCTGGCCCTCCAGCGGAAATCCGACCCGCACGATGATCTTGCCAAAGAGGTTGATGCTCACCGTCACGCCTTCGGGCACTCCGGTCATCGGCATCCCGACGATGGCGTACGCATTCCAGTCGAACACGCCGGGCTCGATCGTGCTGACCACCCCGATCCCCACGCAGCGCCCCTGCTGACGCGCCGCCGCCTGCTCCTGGCGCAGGCGCTGGTACGCCGACATCTCGAGCACCTTGTTCAACGCCGCTTCGTAGTTGCCGCTGTCGTATTCGTTGCCGCTGGGAATCGTGTACGGGAACTGCTCCGGCGCGATGAAGTTCCGGCGCCGGATCTCGGCCGGGTCCAGCCCCACACCGCGCGCCGCGATGTCCATCATCTGCTCGAGCACCCAGTTGTGCGGCGGTGGCCCCATCCCACGATAGGGGCTCTGCGGCGACTTGTTGGTGGCTACCAGACGCAGGTCATACTGCGCGCTCGCAATCGTATAGCACCCGGTGAACGATGCCAGTGGCTTGGCTGTGGAAAAAGCCGCAAATCCCTCTCCGGTCGCCCCCATGTTGTCCACCAACTGCACCTTGAGGCCGGTGACCGTGCCGTTCTTCTTCACCGCCAGTGAGACTTCGTAGAAGCGGTCCCAGGACTGACTCCCGCCGGCGACCAGATACTCCATCCGGTCTTCGATCCACTTCACCGGCCGCCCGCCGCTCTTGCGCGACAGCAAAGCCGTGATGCCCACGCCACGCGCGCCCCCTTTTCCGCCGAAGCTCCCACCGTGTGGGTGGCCGATCATGCGGACCCTGTGCAGTGGTAGCCCCAGCATCCCCGCCGCCCCCAAGGCCATATGCCCGGGCGCCTGGAAGCTCCCCCGACAGGTCAAGCTGCCTTCCACCGGATCCCACTGGCTGATGATGCCGCAGGTCTCCATCGGGTTGGCGCCCAGTCGATGCCAGCGGAACTGCTCGGTGAAAACCTGGTCCGCCTCGCGGAACGCTTGATCCACCTCGCCCCACGTCAGCACCCGCTGCAACATGACGTTGGTGCCGCGCTCCTCGAACACCAGCGGGCTGCCAGGCTCGAGCGCCTGGGTGGGCTCCACTACCGCCGTCAAGGGCTCGTACTCGACGTTGATGAGTTCGAGGGCATCCTCCGCCACGTACCGGCTACTGGCCGCCACCGCCGCCACCGGTTCCCCGACAAAACGGGCCTTATCCGCCGCCAGACAGTAGGTGCCCCACTCCGGTGGCAGGCTGGCCATCACCTGGGTCGTACGCCGCGCCTCTTCACCGGTGACCACCGCCACCACCCCCGGCAGTTGCTCCGCCGCACGGACATCGATGCTCTTGATGCGCGCGTGCGCATACGGGCTGCGCAAGATCGCACAGTGCAGCATCCCGGGCAGCACTACGTTGTCGATGAATTCGGTGCGCCCGGTCAGCAGCTGCGGATCCTCCACCCGGTTCACCGCCCGCCCGATAAACCGGGTGGCGCTCACCGGCAGATCCGACAGCGTCTTGGTCATCTCCGCAGCCATCGGCGCCTTCACCCCTACCCTCTCCCAGAGGGAGTGTCGATTTTCTCCGAATGTAGGGACGCAGCATGCTGCGCCGCTACGGAAGCACGCGGAAAATGCGGTATACGAAACCAGCGGCCGGTCATTTCTCGACAGTCCCCGCGGCAGCGGGCGATGCCGCACGGAGTTTCGTCGCCGCCACGCGGACCGACTTCATGATCGCCATGTACCCCGTACAGCGGCAGAGGTTGCCGCCCAGCGCCTCCTTGATCTCGTCGTCGCTCGGCTGCGGATGCTGCTGCAGCAGTTCGTACGCCGACATCAAGAACCCCGGCGTGCAAAACCCACACTGCAGCCCGTGCTCTTCCATGAACGCTTGCTGCAGCGGGTGCAGCGCGCCGTCGCGGCCTCCCAGGCCCTCCACCGTCATCACCTCCGCCCCGTCGGCCTGCACCGCCAGCATCAAGCACGACCGCACCGCCTGTCCGTTCAACAGGATCGTACACGCCCCGCAGGCCCCTTGCTCACAGCCCACGTGCGTCCCCGTCAGGCCCAGATCTTGCCGCAGAAAGTCCACCAGCGTGGTCCGCGGCTCCACCGCCGCCTCATAGCTCACGCCGTTCACGGTGAGCCGAATCGGTCTCGGCGCTGTCATTCAGCCCCCTCGCAGTCGCTGGTGCGACGTCTCACGCCGCACCTCGAGCCCGTGCCGCCGCCTCGGCCAGCGCGCGCCGCGTCAGCACCTGCGCCAGATACCGGCGGTACTCCGCCGAGGCGTGCACATCCGACAATGGTTCCTCGATCACTTCGCTCACCCGCTGCCCGGCTTGCGCCCACAGCTGCTCACTCGGCGTCTGTCCGATGACCACCTGTTCCGCCGCCTGCGCCCGCAGCGGGGTGGGCCCCACCCCGAACAGCACGATGCGGCTCTGGGCGCAGCGCCCGTCGCTCCCCAGTTGCACCGTCACCACCGCCCCGGTCATGGCAAAGTCCCCGTGCCGGCGGGCGACTTCGGCGCAGGACCAGCCCGTATCCTTCGCCAGCGCCGGCACGCGCACCTCGGTCAATATCTCCGTCGGCTCCAGCGCCGTGGTCAGATAGCTCACGTAAAACTCCGCCGCCGCCATCGTGCGCTCACCCTTCGGCCCCACCGCCCGCAGCTGCGCATCGACGGCCACCGCCAGCGCCGGGTATTCGGCGGCGGGGTCCGCGTGCGCCAGCGAGCCGCCCACCGTGCCGCGGTTACGGATCTGCGCGTGGCCGATCAGCAGCGTGGCGGCGTGGAGCAAGGGGTAGCGACTCTTCACCATCGCCGAGTCCTCCACCGTGCGCTTGGTGGTCATCGCCCCGATGGCCAGCCCACCATCGCTCTCGCGGATGTACTTCAGCTCGGCCACTTTGCCCAGGTCGATCAACAGCCCCGGCCGCGTCAGCCGCATGTTGAGCAACGGCATCAAGCTCTGCCCGCCGGCCAGGATCTTCGCCTCACTCTCGTGCTCTTGCAGCAACAACACCGCCTCCGCCACCGTCGTCGGCGCGGCGTACTCAAAGCGTGGTGGCTTCATCTATGCGGTTCTTCTCTCCTGCTGAAACAAACGTTTGTTTCGCTTATAACGCCAGCCCGCCGGGAGCAATAGGGACAAGCCTCTTACCAAGAAATTCAGAAGCGTCAGCGTGGCTGCGCTGGCTGGTGTTATTTGCAGATCGAATCAGCCGTCAATCAGGAAGATGAATCCCGACTCGCACCAGACCGAGTCCCAGCTGTAGCCATCAGGTTTCTTGGTGAGATCGACCATGAGAAACCAACGCCATGGTGGATCGCCGTGATCGAAGTATTCACCCGTCAGCGTTCCGGTAAACTCCTGGCGCGCGGCAAACCGTGTCCCTTCCACAGGCCCTCCGCCATCGCACTCCGCGCGCTTCCCAGCCATGGCCGTGTCGAATCCTGGGCGTACATTCAACGAAGAATTCAGCATCCGTTACAACCTCGAGTTACGTTTTCCTTACTTGGCGCCGATGCCTCCGTCAATCGCCCCGTTTACATGCTTTCGGACTCTGTGTAAGTGGACAGCGATGATGCCGCTAGGAAACATACGCGTGTTGGATTTATCGCGCTACGCGCCGGGGCCGTACTGCACCATGCTGATGGCGGACCTCGGTGCCGACGTCATCGTCGTGGAGGAGCCGCCCGAGGTTGGCCGCCGCGTCGACCGCGCCATGGGAGTGAGCGAGCGCAACAAGGCCTTCCTGCCCATGGGCCGCAACAAGCGATCGGTGGCGCTCGATCTACGGGACGAGCGCATGCGCCAGGTGTTGTTCCGGCTGATCGAGCGCGCCGAAGTTTTCAGACACACCTGGCCAGGTGCGTACGCCAGCACCGCGGCCGGGTGAACATACGCAAGAGATCCTGCGAGAACTCGGGTACTCGGGAGAAGAGATTGCCCAGCTGACCGGAACGGAAGGAGCGGAGTGACTGAAGTCAGGACACCACGGGGAGCGTGATGTACGAGGCCCGCCGGCGCTCGTGAAAGACCTGCTGGGCTGCCCGCCGCATGTCCGCGGCGGATACGGCCGCGAGCGGCGCCGCGACATTGAGGTTGCGGTCGTACTTCGGAAAGTTGCTGCTGCTGATCTCGAGGCGGACGCGGTGCCCGGTCTGGAACGTGTGCGCCACCGCCAATAAATCGATCGACAGCTCGACGACCTCGCCTGGGGTCAGCAGCACTTCGCGATCCATGCCGTTGCGATAGCGGGCACGGATGATGCCCTCGGCAATGCCGGCACAGTATCCATCCGGTTGAACGTCCACCAACTTGCCGGTGAAGTCGGTGTCCGGAGCGCTGCTGCTCGCGAACAGGGCCACCGATACCGGCCCGGCAATCGTCAGCGGCACCGTCAAGCGTGGGGCCGTGTACACCAACACGTCGTCCCGCTGTTCCACTTCCGCCTGGTCCTGCACCCCGGCCGGGCATAAGCTCGGCGCCATGCTCCGGCCGCCCGCCGTCGGCACCGGACTGGCCGGATCGTACACGTAACTGTCCGCCGGCTCGTTGCCTGGAGCCTCCGTCTCGAGCACGCCATCACCGCATCGTGTATTCGCCCGTCCGCCGCTGCGAAGGTAATACCGCGTCGCTGTGTGCGGCGGTGGCCAGGCGTCGGCCTCGTGCCAGGCATTGCTGCCCATGACGAAGTAGCGTACGCGCTTGGCGCCGGGAGCGGCGGTCTGCTTCTCGGCCACCCAACGATCGAACCACTCGAGCGCCAGCGGAGCCACCATGGTCGGGCCGCTCACCGCGGCCGGCCCGAACTCCCGCTCACCCGCAGCGGACTTGCGCACGCCGAGGTAGCTCATGTGCTCCCACGGACCGATAACTAACTCATGCGTATCACGCACCCGTCTGTCGGGATGCGACTTCAACGCCTCGTTCAGATCCAGGTGCCCCTTGAGAAACCCGTCGTACCAGCACGAAATCTGCAGCACCGGAACCTTGATGTTCACGGCATGTGCGACGGCGTCCACCTGTTCCCAGTACCCGT
This Candidatus Binatia bacterium DNA region includes the following protein-coding sequences:
- a CDS encoding Zn-ribbon domain-containing OB-fold protein, with amino-acid sequence MTETAYAKPLPATEGLAKEFYDWCKQHELRFQRCAGCGTWRHVPREMCAECGSWKWEWAKSSGRGKVFTWTVVARALHPAFQHDTPYAPVVVEMDEGVRLLSLVTDCTPDQLQIGMPVEVTFDDVTPEITLPRFRRSR
- a CDS encoding DUF6496 domain-containing protein; the protein is MAKYGKKASDKVEEEMHELKRGRLKSGSGKKVTSRKQAIAIGLSEARREGGKVPSKKSSSKKSSGSTKS
- a CDS encoding (2Fe-2S)-binding protein, encoding MTAPRPIRLTVNGVSYEAAVEPRTTLVDFLRQDLGLTGTHVGCEQGACGACTILLNGQAVRSCLMLAVQADGAEVMTVEGLGGRDGALHPLQQAFMEEHGLQCGFCTPGFLMSAYELLQQHPQPSDDEIKEALGGNLCRCTGYMAIMKSVRVAATKLRAASPAAAGTVEK
- a CDS encoding CocE/NonD family hydrolase; its protein translation is MSTSLTVERDLLIPMRDGVKLATDIYRPAAAGRYPVLVHRTPYSKDDWWVVGTLMFSPVAAVERGYVVVVQDSRGRFKSEGEWVPFFCEGSDGYDTVEWAAAQPWSDGRVGIYGSSYNGVTTIQALVAAPPHLKACVSYMTGANYHQGWVYSGGAFELAFNLWWALHQGWDTVSRLGLNEPELEQMLARLTLGVTEPREAIRHLPQLNHPLFQGGIARYYDEWLAHPKYDGYWEQVDAVAHAVNIKVPVLQISCWYDGFLKGHLDLNEALKSHPDRRVRDTHELVIGPWEHMSYLGVRKSAAGEREFGPAAVSGPTMVAPLALEWFDRWVAEKQTAAPGAKRVRYFVMGSNAWHEADAWPPPHTATRYYLRSGGRANTRCGDGVLETEAPGNEPADSYVYDPASPVPTAGGRSMAPSLCPAGVQDQAEVEQRDDVLVYTAPRLTVPLTIAGPVSVALFASSSAPDTDFTGKLVDVQPDGYCAGIAEGIIRARYRNGMDREVLLTPGEVVELSIDLLAVAHTFQTGHRVRLEISSSNFPKYDRNLNVAAPLAAVSAADMRRAAQQVFHERRRASYITLPVVS
- a CDS encoding xanthine dehydrogenase family protein subunit M, with amino-acid sequence MKPPRFEYAAPTTVAEAVLLLQEHESEAKILAGGQSLMPLLNMRLTRPGLLIDLGKVAELKYIRESDGGLAIGAMTTKRTVEDSAMVKSRYPLLHAATLLIGHAQIRNRGTVGGSLAHADPAAEYPALAVAVDAQLRAVGPKGERTMAAAEFYVSYLTTALEPTEILTEVRVPALAKDTGWSCAEVARRHGDFAMTGAVVTVQLGSDGRCAQSRIVLFGVGPTPLRAQAAEQVVIGQTPSEQLWAQAGQRVSEVIEEPLSDVHASAEYRRYLAQVLTRRALAEAAARARGAA
- a CDS encoding CoA transferase, with the protein product MPLGNIRVLDLSRYAPGPYCTMLMADLGADVIVVEEPPEVGRRVDRAMGVSERNKAFLPMGRNKRSVALDLRDERMRQVLFRLIERAEVFRHTWPGAYASTAAG
- a CDS encoding transporter, which codes for MKDQACIIGIGETAYTRGKGSGMTGLGLQLQAAVRAVDNAGLRNNHIDGLMPFPGLGTAEEFAANLGIDNLRYAATINMGGAAPVASLQAAAMAVVTGTANYVLILGGWNGYSGPRTRQVVTADTAALPGRGIARDYYFPHGLTAPPQWYALMARRHMYEFGTKQEQLGAIAVAMRKHAQLNPQAVMCGRPLTIDDYLKSPVIADPYRLFDCCLETDGAAAVVVTSVERARDLKRTPVYIMGVAAGQPYPADEITNRKDIFKTGLTMAAPKAFAMAGIRPSDVDFAEIYDCFTFEVLQQIEEAGFCKRGEGGAFVAGGRIELGGELPVNTHGGLLSEAHTLGLNHIVEAVRQLRGEAGERQVKNAEIGVVTGWGDFGDGSIAILRR
- a CDS encoding xanthine dehydrogenase family protein molybdopterin-binding subunit, which translates into the protein MAAEMTKTLSDLPVSATRFIGRAVNRVEDPQLLTGRTEFIDNVVLPGMLHCAILRSPYAHARIKSIDVRAAEQLPGVVAVVTGEEARRTTQVMASLPPEWGTYCLAADKARFVGEPVAAVAASSRYVAEDALELINVEYEPLTAVVEPTQALEPGSPLVFEERGTNVMLQRVLTWGEVDQAFREADQVFTEQFRWHRLGANPMETCGIISQWDPVEGSLTCRGSFQAPGHMALGAAGMLGLPLHRVRMIGHPHGGSFGGKGGARGVGITALLSRKSGGRPVKWIEDRMEYLVAGGSQSWDRFYEVSLAVKKNGTVTGLKVQLVDNMGATGEGFAAFSTAKPLASFTGCYTIASAQYDLRLVATNKSPQSPYRGMGPPPHNWVLEQMMDIAARGVGLDPAEIRRRNFIAPEQFPYTIPSGNEYDSGNYEAALNKVLEMSAYQRLRQEQAAARQQGRCVGIGVVSTIEPGVFDWNAYAIVGMPMTGVPEGVTVSINLFGKIIVRVGFPLEGQGQYTIASQVLADYFGMEMSDIVVVPQDTLSAPPAFGPGGSRLGVALTGAILGAADQLRDKLIKVAARLMQTEPANMELMDGKLQIKGVPGAEMPLAQVAVVMLTRSDLLPPDIDPRPEATYVWTAPGRTQPDEQGRAKSYLTAANACHVVMVEVDAETGKVEILKYYIADDCGTRLNPATVEGQTQGSLAQGVGAALLEEYVYDDDGQLLTSTFMDYLLPTIYDVPMAEKAALVTPSPFTPLGAKGVGEGAMHTTPAAIMCAINDALLPLGVRAHEVPATPNRLWKLIQEQKRKT